Proteins from a genomic interval of Anatilimnocola floriformis:
- a CDS encoding TIM barrel protein — protein sequence MNRAPVSRRDLLKWTAAGAVAATLPGLLRAEDKKEPLFKISLAEWSLNKSLFGRTDWKITNMDFARVAKEEFGIEAVEYVNQFFKDKAKDTAYLGELKKRSDDLGVKTLLIMCDGEGALGDADEKKRTQAVENHYKWVEAVKYLGGHSIRVNAQSSGTYEEQIDRAADGLRKLSEFGDTHGINVIVENHGGNSSDGEWLSKVMKKVDHKRCGTLPDFGNFNIGNGKVYDRYKGVDELMPFAKAVSAKSHDFDADGNETKTDYKKIMEIVVKKHNYHGYCGIEYEGSRLPEKEGIMATKKLLEKVRDELAKA from the coding sequence ATGAATCGTGCACCTGTTTCGCGTCGTGATCTGCTCAAGTGGACCGCTGCCGGCGCTGTCGCCGCTACTCTGCCCGGCTTGCTGCGGGCCGAAGATAAGAAGGAACCCCTCTTCAAGATCTCGCTCGCCGAGTGGTCGCTGAATAAGTCGCTCTTCGGCCGCACCGATTGGAAGATCACCAACATGGACTTCGCCCGCGTCGCGAAGGAAGAGTTCGGCATCGAAGCCGTCGAGTACGTCAATCAATTCTTCAAGGACAAAGCCAAGGACACCGCGTACCTGGGCGAACTGAAGAAGCGCTCGGACGATTTGGGCGTGAAGACCCTGCTCATCATGTGCGACGGCGAAGGCGCGCTGGGCGATGCCGATGAAAAGAAGCGGACGCAAGCCGTTGAAAATCACTACAAGTGGGTCGAAGCCGTGAAGTATCTCGGCGGGCATTCGATTCGCGTCAACGCGCAATCGAGCGGCACTTACGAAGAACAGATCGATCGCGCTGCCGACGGTTTGCGGAAGCTGAGCGAATTTGGCGATACGCACGGCATTAACGTGATCGTCGAAAATCACGGCGGCAACTCGAGCGATGGCGAATGGCTGTCGAAGGTGATGAAGAAGGTCGACCACAAGCGCTGCGGCACGTTGCCGGACTTCGGCAACTTCAACATCGGCAACGGCAAGGTCTATGACCGCTATAAGGGCGTCGACGAACTCATGCCGTTCGCCAAAGCCGTGAGCGCCAAGAGCCACGACTTCGACGCCGATGGCAACGAAACGAAGACCGACTACAAGAAGATCATGGAAATCGTGGTCAAGAAGCACAATTACCACGGCTACTGCGGCATCGAATACGAAGGAAGCCGCCTGCCAGAAAAGGAAGGCATCATGGCCACCAAGAAGTTGCTGGAAAAAGTCCGCGACGAACTGGCCAAGGCTTAG
- a CDS encoding TraB/GumN family protein yields MRASPMWLTAALVASTWFSGLTSFLFAQETKPADAPAAKQPEKKVEKKKEENFIRIVRNDKGTALTMDTAIASYVPADGKHAGVTIDLIGAVHIGEKGYYDALNKKFEDYEVLLFELVAPPNTKIPKGAKGGSAHPIAAMQKGMQSMLGLEHQLECVDYTKDNFVHADMSPEEFSKSMTDRGESFGQMFMKAIGAGLAQQATGTAGTSDFEMLSALFAKNRAQKLRQAMAGQFENMESQLTIFDGPEGSTIVTERNRKAFEVLAKQLEEGKKKIGVFYGAAHLPDMDKRLLADFGMKRKGELTWMKAWTLGEGKDEGKKEEKK; encoded by the coding sequence ATGCGCGCTTCCCCGATGTGGTTGACTGCCGCTCTTGTCGCTAGCACCTGGTTCAGCGGCCTGACCAGTTTCCTCTTCGCTCAAGAGACGAAGCCCGCCGATGCACCTGCGGCAAAACAGCCCGAAAAGAAGGTTGAGAAGAAGAAGGAAGAGAACTTCATTCGCATCGTGCGCAACGACAAGGGAACGGCCCTGACGATGGACACTGCCATCGCCAGCTATGTTCCCGCCGACGGCAAACATGCGGGCGTGACGATCGACCTGATTGGCGCTGTACACATCGGCGAGAAGGGCTACTACGACGCGCTCAACAAGAAGTTCGAAGACTACGAAGTGCTGCTGTTCGAGCTCGTCGCGCCGCCGAACACTAAGATTCCCAAGGGAGCCAAGGGTGGCTCGGCCCATCCGATTGCTGCCATGCAAAAGGGGATGCAATCGATGCTCGGTCTCGAACATCAGCTCGAATGCGTCGACTACACGAAGGACAACTTCGTGCATGCCGACATGTCGCCCGAAGAGTTCAGCAAGTCGATGACCGACCGCGGCGAAAGCTTCGGCCAGATGTTTATGAAAGCGATCGGCGCCGGCCTGGCCCAGCAAGCGACCGGCACGGCAGGGACGAGCGATTTCGAAATGCTATCGGCACTGTTTGCCAAAAATCGCGCCCAAAAGCTGCGGCAAGCGATGGCAGGCCAATTCGAAAACATGGAATCGCAACTGACAATTTTCGACGGCCCCGAAGGCTCGACGATCGTCACCGAGCGCAACCGCAAAGCCTTTGAAGTGCTTGCCAAACAGCTGGAAGAAGGCAAAAAGAAGATCGGCGTGTTCTATGGCGCCGCCCACTTGCCCGACATGGACAAACGCCTGCTCGCCGACTTTGGCATGAAGCGCAAGGGCGAACTGACGTGGATGAAGGCTTGGACGCTGGGTGAAGGCAAGGACGAGGGGAAGAAGGAAGAGAAAAAGTAG
- the pstB gene encoding phosphate ABC transporter ATP-binding protein PstB, which yields MSSPLPNQPVKTPPPAPGAGNTRLDAIARGEPVQPVIHKSLQGIDPVVEVQNFNLWYGQKQALFDVNLSFPRKQVTAIIGPSGCGKSTLLRCINRMNDLIENVDIKGEMKINGQSIYSPGVDVIELRKQMGMVFQKPNPFPMSIFENVVYPLRIDGERNSAIIRDVAAQALKGAALWDEVKDRLHDSALGMSGGQQQRLCIARALAGEPEVLLLDEPCSALDPIATAKVEDLIQELRGEYSIVIVTHNMQQASRVSDFTAFMYLGRLIEYGETSEIFTRPKLKETEAYVTGRFG from the coding sequence ATGTCTTCACCTCTGCCGAATCAGCCTGTCAAAACGCCTCCCCCCGCGCCCGGCGCCGGCAACACGCGGCTCGATGCCATCGCTCGCGGCGAGCCAGTGCAACCGGTCATCCACAAATCGTTGCAGGGGATCGATCCAGTCGTTGAAGTGCAAAACTTCAATCTGTGGTACGGGCAAAAGCAGGCCCTGTTTGACGTGAACCTCAGCTTTCCCCGCAAGCAGGTGACGGCCATCATCGGGCCGAGCGGCTGCGGCAAGAGCACCCTGCTACGGTGCATCAACCGCATGAACGACCTGATCGAAAACGTCGACATCAAAGGCGAAATGAAGATCAACGGCCAGTCGATTTATTCGCCGGGCGTCGATGTGATCGAACTGCGGAAACAAATGGGCATGGTCTTTCAAAAGCCCAATCCGTTTCCGATGAGCATTTTTGAGAACGTCGTTTATCCGCTGCGGATCGATGGCGAACGCAACAGCGCGATCATCCGCGACGTAGCCGCGCAAGCCCTGAAGGGCGCCGCGCTGTGGGATGAAGTGAAAGACCGACTGCACGATAGCGCGCTCGGGATGTCGGGTGGTCAGCAACAGCGGTTGTGCATCGCGCGAGCACTCGCCGGTGAACCGGAAGTGCTGCTGCTCGACGAACCTTGTTCGGCGCTCGATCCGATCGCCACGGCGAAGGTCGAAGATTTGATTCAAGAGTTGCGCGGCGAATACTCGATCGTGATCGTCACGCACAACATGCAGCAAGCATCGCGCGTCAGCGACTTCACGGCCTTCATGTATCTCGGCCGTTTGATCGAGTACGGCGAGACTTCGGAAATTTTTACTCGGCCGAAGTTGAAAGAAACCGAAGCCTACGTGACGGGCCGGTTTGGTTAA
- a CDS encoding BBP7 family outer membrane beta-barrel protein, with protein MSLKRTKKWFLAILASMGAAFAGMTPSAKAEPAYPASAPTVQLERWSPFTEPDHFGPDLQFFAPFDASDYGGGDPPNIGFFFNYTRLYWNIQRPSQRPINRVGFEQDFAAGLNNDQIKTLGMIGFTGDRQTGYDGDFTWGNRYDFGYMTEDDHGWYASHTHVAGPAESLRVRQERINRINPDDTPPTNPDPILQDRNPRYYDLYATLNAARFSNIELNKVWRKKDFHLGGVLEPFVGARYMTFKDIYRQDGYGRYALDPDNFPDLNVPTPDGPVEVRVVDRAHFENNMLGGHIGFRHFYEKAHWKLQSEFRMFACHNFQYLTRYQDQTVTNYGDANGTDVVYELRNRARAFDRSDEFTWGGEVRVEAAYALTRDIGFRFGLTVMNFADGIGRGNDIRDNTEGLTMAGLNIGFEINR; from the coding sequence ATGTCGCTGAAACGAACAAAGAAGTGGTTCCTGGCGATCCTGGCGTCGATGGGCGCAGCCTTCGCCGGCATGACGCCGAGCGCCAAGGCGGAACCTGCCTATCCAGCCTCAGCCCCGACGGTTCAGCTGGAACGCTGGTCGCCGTTCACCGAGCCTGACCACTTCGGTCCGGACCTGCAGTTCTTTGCGCCATTCGATGCATCGGACTACGGTGGTGGAGATCCGCCGAATATCGGCTTCTTCTTCAACTACACGCGGTTGTACTGGAACATCCAGCGGCCGTCGCAGCGACCGATTAATCGAGTCGGCTTTGAGCAGGACTTCGCGGCCGGGCTCAATAACGATCAGATCAAGACGCTGGGCATGATCGGTTTCACGGGTGATCGCCAGACGGGTTACGATGGCGACTTTACCTGGGGCAATCGCTATGATTTCGGTTACATGACCGAAGACGACCACGGCTGGTATGCATCGCATACGCACGTCGCTGGTCCCGCCGAAAGCTTGCGAGTGCGGCAGGAACGTATCAACCGGATCAACCCCGATGATACTCCGCCGACCAATCCCGACCCGATTCTGCAGGACCGCAATCCACGGTACTACGATCTGTATGCCACGTTGAATGCGGCTCGCTTCTCGAACATTGAGCTCAACAAGGTTTGGCGGAAGAAAGACTTCCACCTGGGCGGTGTGCTCGAACCATTCGTCGGGGCTCGGTACATGACCTTCAAGGACATCTATCGCCAGGATGGATACGGCCGATATGCTCTGGATCCAGACAACTTCCCAGACCTCAACGTGCCGACGCCAGACGGCCCGGTGGAAGTGCGGGTGGTTGATCGGGCCCACTTCGAGAACAACATGCTCGGTGGTCACATTGGGTTCCGGCACTTCTATGAGAAGGCCCACTGGAAACTGCAAAGCGAATTCCGAATGTTTGCCTGCCATAACTTCCAGTACCTGACGCGGTACCAGGACCAGACTGTAACCAACTACGGGGATGCGAACGGTACTGACGTAGTGTATGAACTGCGGAACCGGGCCCGTGCCTTTGACCGCAGCGATGAGTTCACCTGGGGTGGTGAAGTACGCGTCGAAGCAGCCTATGCTCTGACCCGCGACATCGGCTTCCGCTTTGGCTTGACCGTGATGAACTTCGCCGACGGCATTGGCCGCGGCAACGACATCCGCGACAACACCGAAGGCCTGACGATGGCTGGTTTGAATATCGGTTTCGAAATCAACCGCTAA
- a CDS encoding alpha/beta hydrolase-fold protein produces MWWKSNSVVATLRVAMHHAERDDYTNSQEMTLNGQWHELSIGGHPADVFEPAVRHPQGFVVLYLHGVHLNRLVDKSVFVELFAKHGLTVVSPFTQRSWWTDIICNEFDPKITAQQHLLQNVVPWITERYGAQPGQLSPPRPTKIALLGTSMGGQGALRLAYKFPNQFPVVAAISPAIDYYLRYNEGDETIPQMYADPEAARQDTALLHVHPLNWPRNQFFCCDPEDFRWWNSADRLRMKLYSLGVPHECDLETSGGGHGFEYYNRMAPRAIEYLVDRLQAEQRRLM; encoded by the coding sequence ATGTGGTGGAAGAGTAACAGTGTAGTCGCCACACTCCGTGTGGCGATGCACCACGCGGAGCGTGATGACTACACTAATTCGCAGGAGATGACTTTGAACGGCCAATGGCATGAGCTTTCAATCGGTGGGCATCCCGCCGATGTTTTTGAACCCGCGGTGCGGCATCCGCAGGGCTTTGTCGTGCTTTATTTGCATGGCGTGCATCTGAATCGCCTGGTCGACAAAAGCGTTTTCGTCGAGCTGTTTGCCAAGCATGGTTTGACCGTGGTGTCGCCGTTCACGCAGCGGAGCTGGTGGACTGACATCATCTGCAACGAATTCGATCCGAAGATCACCGCGCAGCAACATCTGTTGCAAAACGTCGTGCCGTGGATCACCGAGCGCTATGGCGCGCAACCGGGTCAACTATCGCCGCCGCGGCCAACGAAGATCGCGCTGCTCGGCACCAGCATGGGAGGGCAAGGCGCACTTCGGCTGGCATATAAATTTCCGAATCAGTTTCCGGTGGTTGCCGCGATCTCACCGGCGATCGACTATTACCTGCGCTACAACGAAGGGGACGAGACGATCCCGCAGATGTACGCCGATCCCGAAGCTGCCCGGCAGGATACCGCTTTGCTGCACGTTCATCCGCTCAATTGGCCGCGGAATCAGTTCTTTTGCTGCGATCCGGAAGACTTCCGCTGGTGGAACAGCGCCGATCGCTTGCGGATGAAACTCTACTCGCTCGGCGTGCCGCACGAGTGCGATCTGGAAACCAGCGGCGGTGGCCATGGCTTTGAGTATTACAACCGCATGGCGCCGCGGGCGATCGAGTACCTCGTTGATCGGCTGCAAGCAGAACAACGTCGGTTGATGTAG
- a CDS encoding DUF4919 domain-containing protein, translating to MYQEFARFLELPGRATFIAARAAWLQQKVSPLTPEELQSVAQLLAAGEATAVIEQVHSWKSRAAFSPRAHYFCGEAHALLGELEQAEVERLAFSACLQGILATGDGSRLKPYIISQIPDEYDVLKLLGLTCQKQRLVQRGRRSCDVLTCQDGSSVWFNISDLLTLPAAETKSPAIERVQIERATTGFIRTKRRPSGRLRASPR from the coding sequence ATGTATCAGGAGTTTGCCCGCTTTCTCGAGCTGCCCGGCCGCGCGACGTTCATCGCCGCGCGGGCTGCCTGGCTGCAACAGAAGGTGTCGCCTCTCACTCCCGAAGAATTGCAGAGTGTCGCTCAGTTGCTCGCTGCTGGCGAAGCAACGGCGGTGATCGAGCAAGTTCACAGCTGGAAGTCGCGGGCCGCTTTTTCACCGCGGGCGCACTACTTTTGTGGTGAAGCCCATGCTCTGCTCGGCGAGCTCGAGCAAGCCGAAGTCGAACGTCTCGCCTTCAGCGCTTGCTTGCAGGGCATTCTGGCGACCGGTGATGGTTCGCGGCTAAAGCCCTACATAATCTCGCAAATTCCCGACGAATACGACGTTTTGAAGCTCCTCGGACTGACTTGTCAGAAGCAACGTCTGGTGCAGCGCGGCCGGCGGTCGTGTGATGTGCTGACTTGCCAGGACGGCAGTTCGGTGTGGTTCAACATCAGCGATTTGCTGACGCTGCCCGCCGCGGAGACCAAGTCGCCAGCGATTGAACGCGTGCAAATCGAGCGGGCCACGACTGGCTTTATTCGAACGAAACGTCGACCTTCCGGCCGTCTACGAGCGTCTCCCCGGTGA
- a CDS encoding SMI1/KNR4 family protein gives MARICLDYPWDDPGPRFSAGKKILGDSRWRQRWLPIAVDAGGNLLAVDLDPGPQGSRGQVIAWNGSPPPRVVAPSYAAWLNAIAEELSARRFDIDDWHALCDSRANVAQRPLQEPANVYVFHFSQYG, from the coding sequence GTGGCGCGGATCTGCCTGGATTATCCGTGGGACGATCCCGGGCCGAGATTCAGCGCTGGGAAGAAAATCCTCGGCGACTCGCGCTGGCGGCAGCGCTGGCTTCCCATCGCCGTCGATGCGGGTGGCAACTTACTCGCGGTTGATCTCGATCCTGGTCCGCAGGGCTCGCGCGGCCAGGTGATCGCTTGGAACGGCTCGCCGCCGCCACGTGTGGTCGCTCCGTCGTACGCTGCCTGGCTTAACGCCATCGCCGAGGAGCTAAGCGCGCGGCGCTTTGATATCGACGACTGGCATGCACTTTGCGACTCCCGTGCGAACGTCGCACAACGTCCTCTTCAGGAGCCCGCAAATGTCTACGTCTTCCATTTTTCCCAGTACGGTTGA
- the dnaG gene encoding DNA primase, translating into MNFAASNFGSAKDEIRQAINIVDLVGSYLDLRRQGSGFVALCPWHDDSKPSLQVNPARNIWKCWVCNIGGDIFSFVMQHDGVDFRAAMKLLADRAGIELKQYAPEKHVTPGSPDDKVALMAAAAWAEQQYHQFLLNAPDAEVARHYLEDRGVTPESIEKFRLGFCPDSFSWLLDKARNTPHSPAILEAIDVAGKSDTGRYYDRFRNRVMFPIRDSQSRPIAFGGRVLPNSADKGGKYINSRETKLFSKREQLYALDIASKEARKSRHLTVVEGYTDVIACHQYGVGDVVACLGTALGEKHIPLLRRFADTITLLLDGDEAGQARTNEILEIFVTAGIDLRVLTLPDELDPAEFLIERGREPFVKLLQEQAVDALEHKIRVETSGLNIATETHRASIALEGILSTLARGTSTGALDAKSLRAQQLLARLARQFLLNEADVRDRYIQLCSAAQTQQRPTPAPAVTLEPPKPEYRLSSITMDEIELLEIFVAHHDYACTALGELGELDLSSEAAKVVFRTYRQLEEAGESLDFNRVLSEIEDPQLQSLLVQLVEIADRKAAKATIDVATRLRQLLQKFHRGHEQRIIREKQAFLQQAEGNDQEKHDVFLEILEAKRRQQGIIAPTEG; encoded by the coding sequence GTGAATTTCGCCGCATCAAATTTCGGCAGTGCCAAAGACGAAATCCGCCAGGCGATTAACATCGTCGACTTGGTGGGCAGCTATCTCGACCTGCGTCGGCAGGGGAGTGGCTTCGTCGCGCTCTGTCCGTGGCACGACGACAGCAAGCCCTCGCTACAAGTGAATCCCGCCCGCAACATCTGGAAGTGCTGGGTCTGTAACATCGGCGGCGATATTTTTTCGTTCGTCATGCAGCATGACGGCGTTGATTTCCGTGCGGCGATGAAACTTCTCGCCGATCGCGCCGGCATCGAGCTGAAACAATACGCTCCGGAAAAACACGTCACGCCCGGCAGCCCCGATGACAAAGTCGCGCTAATGGCCGCGGCTGCTTGGGCGGAACAGCAATATCATCAGTTCCTGCTAAACGCCCCCGACGCCGAAGTTGCCCGTCACTATCTCGAGGACCGCGGCGTTACGCCCGAAAGCATCGAAAAATTTCGCCTCGGCTTTTGCCCCGACAGTTTTTCCTGGCTGCTCGATAAGGCCCGCAACACACCGCATTCACCGGCGATTCTCGAAGCGATCGACGTCGCCGGCAAAAGCGACACCGGCAGGTATTACGACCGCTTTCGCAATCGCGTGATGTTCCCGATTCGCGATTCGCAATCACGGCCCATCGCCTTCGGTGGTCGCGTGTTGCCGAATTCGGCCGACAAGGGCGGCAAGTACATCAACAGCCGCGAAACAAAACTCTTTAGCAAGCGCGAACAGCTCTACGCTCTCGACATTGCCAGCAAGGAAGCCCGCAAGTCGCGGCACCTGACGGTTGTTGAAGGCTACACCGACGTCATCGCCTGCCACCAGTACGGTGTGGGCGACGTCGTCGCTTGCCTCGGCACCGCGCTCGGCGAAAAGCACATTCCGCTGCTACGGCGCTTTGCCGATACGATCACGTTGCTCCTCGACGGCGACGAAGCGGGTCAGGCGCGCACAAACGAGATCTTGGAAATCTTCGTCACGGCCGGCATCGATTTGCGCGTTCTCACACTGCCCGATGAACTCGACCCCGCTGAGTTCTTGATTGAACGAGGCCGAGAGCCGTTCGTGAAACTGCTGCAAGAACAGGCAGTCGATGCGCTCGAACACAAAATCCGCGTCGAGACTTCGGGTCTGAATATCGCCACCGAGACGCATCGCGCCAGCATCGCCTTGGAAGGAATTCTAAGCACACTTGCTCGCGGCACATCGACTGGCGCGCTCGATGCCAAGAGTCTTCGCGCTCAACAACTCCTCGCTCGTCTCGCCCGGCAGTTCTTGTTGAACGAAGCCGACGTACGCGATCGCTACATCCAGCTCTGCAGCGCTGCACAGACTCAGCAGCGTCCCACGCCCGCGCCGGCCGTTACGCTGGAACCGCCGAAGCCAGAATATCGACTTTCTTCCATCACGATGGACGAGATTGAGCTTCTTGAAATCTTCGTCGCGCATCATGATTACGCCTGCACCGCGCTCGGCGAGCTCGGCGAACTCGATCTCTCGTCGGAAGCGGCGAAGGTTGTGTTCCGCACCTATCGACAATTGGAAGAAGCCGGCGAGTCGCTCGATTTCAATCGAGTTCTCTCCGAGATCGAAGACCCACAACTGCAGAGCCTGCTGGTGCAACTCGTCGAGATCGCCGACCGCAAGGCGGCGAAGGCAACGATCGATGTCGCCACGCGGCTGCGGCAGTTACTACAAAAATTCCACCGCGGCCATGAGCAGCGGATCATTCGTGAGAAGCAAGCGTTCCTGCAACAAGCGGAGGGTAATGACCAGGAAAAGCACGATGTGTTTTTAGAAATATTGGAAGCCAAACGCCGGCAGCAAGGCATTATCGCGCCCACGGAAGGGTAG
- the rpoD gene encoding RNA polymerase sigma factor RpoD → MTQNQMPTHLESDLQTLVSKGKTQGYLTYDDIGGYLPDQDTNPEKLDNLLVAIDEAGIELLDQAPPGPGDILKFPTKEDEGPTLTNKSTEPPTKLNNDPIRLYLSQMSEIPLLSRTEEISLAKKIEVTRKRFRRTLLSCDYAMRETVKILTQVYKGELPFDRTIKVSLTEQLAKEQILARMPHNLRTIENLLDRNREDFTRLVRKSTSREERQLARRNFLRRRRKCLQLAEELSLRTRRVHPHMAQLEMYSRRMDAVQARLNAIRGDVAYRDERADLRRELFDLMRITLESPRSLRERCTAFRRQHQEYEEAKRNLSSGNLRLVVSIAKKYRNRGLSFLDLIQEGNTGLMRAVDKYEYRRGFKFSTYATWWIRQAITRAIADQARTIRIPVHMIDILSKLRNIQKTLQQQLGREATTEEIAAQTDVPIEEVRRIMDIGRHPVSLDRPVGDSEDSSFGEFIQDNSSDNPVYSATNAILREKIETLLKTLTWREREIVRLRYGLQDGYTYTLEEVGRIFKVTRERVRQIEAKAVRKLQHPNRSQHLEGFLKPMAG, encoded by the coding sequence ATGACCCAGAACCAAATGCCGACCCATCTCGAAAGCGACCTGCAAACCCTCGTGAGCAAGGGCAAGACGCAGGGCTATCTCACCTATGACGACATCGGCGGCTATCTCCCCGATCAGGACACCAACCCCGAGAAGCTCGACAATCTGCTCGTCGCGATCGACGAAGCGGGCATCGAACTCCTCGATCAAGCTCCCCCCGGCCCCGGCGACATCCTGAAGTTTCCTACCAAGGAAGACGAAGGCCCGACGCTGACGAACAAGTCGACCGAACCGCCGACGAAGCTCAACAACGATCCGATCCGCCTGTACCTGTCGCAGATGTCGGAAATTCCGCTCCTGTCGCGAACCGAAGAAATCTCGCTCGCCAAGAAGATCGAAGTCACCCGCAAGCGGTTCCGCCGCACGCTGCTGAGCTGCGATTATGCGATGCGCGAAACGGTGAAGATCCTCACGCAAGTTTACAAGGGTGAGCTCCCCTTCGATCGCACGATCAAGGTCTCGCTCACCGAGCAACTCGCCAAAGAACAGATTCTCGCTCGCATGCCGCACAACCTGCGGACCATCGAAAATCTGCTCGATCGCAACCGCGAAGACTTCACTCGCCTGGTGCGCAAGAGCACCAGCCGCGAAGAACGTCAGCTCGCTCGTCGCAACTTCCTCCGCCGTCGTCGCAAGTGCCTGCAGCTGGCCGAAGAGCTGAGCCTCCGCACTCGCCGCGTGCATCCGCACATGGCGCAGCTCGAAATGTATTCCCGCCGGATGGACGCGGTTCAAGCGCGCTTGAATGCCATTCGCGGCGACGTCGCTTATCGTGACGAGCGCGCCGATCTTCGTCGCGAATTGTTCGACCTGATGCGGATCACGCTCGAAAGCCCCCGCAGCCTTCGCGAACGCTGCACCGCTTTCCGCCGTCAGCATCAGGAATACGAAGAAGCCAAGCGGAACCTCAGCAGCGGCAACCTGCGGCTCGTCGTTTCGATCGCCAAGAAGTACCGCAACCGTGGCTTGTCGTTCCTCGACTTGATCCAAGAAGGCAACACCGGCTTGATGCGGGCCGTCGATAAGTACGAATATCGCCGCGGCTTCAAGTTCAGCACCTACGCCACGTGGTGGATTCGCCAAGCCATTACTCGCGCGATCGCCGATCAAGCCCGCACGATTCGCATTCCGGTCCACATGATCGACATTCTGTCGAAGCTGCGGAACATTCAGAAGACGCTGCAACAACAGCTGGGCCGCGAAGCGACGACTGAAGAAATCGCTGCACAGACCGATGTGCCGATCGAAGAAGTTCGCCGCATCATGGACATCGGCCGCCATCCGGTGAGCCTTGACCGCCCGGTCGGCGACAGCGAAGACTCGAGCTTCGGCGAGTTCATCCAGGACAACAGCAGCGACAACCCGGTCTACAGCGCGACCAACGCGATCCTCCGCGAGAAGATCGAAACGCTGCTGAAGACGCTAACCTGGCGGGAACGCGAAATCGTCCGCCTGCGTTACGGCTTGCAGGATGGCTACACCTACACGCTGGAAGAAGTGGGCCGCATCTTCAAGGTAACCCGCGAACGCGTCCGGCAAATCGAAGCCAAGGCTGTGCGGAAGTTGCAACATCCGAACCGCAGCCAGCACTTGGAAGGCTTTTTGAAGCCGATGGCTGGCTAA
- the ilvA gene encoding threonine ammonia-lyase: MTQSISLADIRAARERIQDGVALTPCPLSVPLSEVTGCEIYCKLEFLQRTGSFKERGARNALLLLSDEQRKKGVTAASAGNHALALAHHGNSLGIPVTVVMPTYAPLIKQTNCRKLGAKVIVQGNSFAEAAALARELVSNEGLTYVHGYDDPGVIAGAGTLGLEVLEQVPDADAVIVPLGGGGLAAGVSLAIKSLRPQVQVIGVQAANATAFSTAFSAEKPVEVTTQPTLADGLAVSKAGALAVSIAGPRLNQIVTVSEAELALAVVRLMELEKSVVEGAGAASLAAVLSGKLPELAGKKVVLLLCGGNIDLTILARLIDAALVADGRLARFTAEISDRPGGLATFTTLLKDIGVSVQDIVHDRTFCGTNIAAVNVLCTVETRDAAHLAQLYERLTAAGIRHFAHVGRE, translated from the coding sequence ATGACACAATCCATCTCTCTCGCCGACATCCGCGCTGCGCGTGAGCGCATTCAAGACGGCGTTGCTCTCACGCCTTGTCCACTTAGCGTGCCGTTGTCGGAAGTCACCGGCTGTGAGATTTATTGCAAGCTGGAGTTCTTGCAGCGAACCGGTTCGTTCAAAGAGCGCGGCGCGCGGAATGCGCTGCTGTTGCTCAGTGATGAGCAGCGGAAGAAAGGCGTGACTGCCGCGAGTGCGGGAAATCATGCGCTGGCGCTCGCGCATCATGGCAACTCGCTGGGCATTCCGGTGACGGTGGTCATGCCGACGTATGCGCCGCTGATCAAGCAGACGAATTGTCGCAAGCTCGGCGCGAAGGTCATCGTGCAGGGGAACAGCTTTGCGGAAGCCGCAGCTCTCGCGCGAGAACTCGTTAGCAACGAAGGGCTGACGTATGTGCATGGCTACGACGATCCAGGCGTGATCGCGGGGGCAGGTACGCTTGGTTTGGAAGTGCTCGAGCAGGTGCCCGATGCCGATGCGGTGATCGTGCCGCTCGGTGGCGGCGGCCTGGCGGCGGGGGTGTCGCTGGCGATTAAGTCGTTGCGGCCGCAGGTGCAGGTCATCGGCGTGCAGGCCGCCAATGCGACGGCCTTTTCGACTGCTTTTTCGGCGGAAAAGCCGGTCGAAGTGACGACTCAACCCACGCTCGCCGATGGACTTGCGGTTTCCAAGGCGGGAGCCCTCGCGGTGTCGATTGCTGGGCCGCGACTCAATCAAATCGTGACGGTCAGCGAAGCCGAGTTGGCCCTCGCGGTGGTCCGCTTGATGGAACTCGAGAAGAGCGTTGTCGAAGGGGCCGGCGCTGCTTCGCTCGCTGCCGTTCTCAGCGGCAAGTTACCTGAACTCGCCGGCAAAAAAGTTGTGTTGCTCCTCTGCGGCGGCAACATCGACCTCACGATTCTCGCGCGCTTGATCGATGCCGCGCTCGTTGCCGATGGACGTCTCGCGCGGTTCACTGCCGAGATCAGCGATCGGCCCGGCGGTCTCGCGACATTCACTACGCTGCTCAAAGACATCGGCGTGAGTGTGCAAGACATCGTGCATGATCGTACGTTCTGCGGAACCAACATTGCCGCCGTGAATGTGCTCTGCACGGTCGAGACGCGCGATGCGGCACATCTCGCGCAGCTCTATGAGCGTCTGACTGCGGCTGGCATTCGTCACTTCGCGCATGTCGGTCGTGAGTGA